The Lutibacter sp. Hel_I_33_5 genome has a window encoding:
- a CDS encoding efflux RND transporter periplasmic adaptor subunit, with amino-acid sequence MRRIYSLILVTVFLISCGGEKKQSVSDVIATKDIKQIQTKKAALDKQQQEVSAEIKLLIDAIDKLDTNKKMPLVSTFKTVEKEFTHYLELQGNVQTKKNVLISPEMNGLLKAIYVKEGQYVKKGQVLAKVDDNGMSNQLAQVEAQAALAKTTFERQKRLWDQKIGSEIQFLQTKTNYEAQKNAVSQLRKTLAKTSITAPFSGVIDDVIIEQGNLVGPGMGVFRIVNLSNMYIETDVPESYIPNVTKGKSVIVEFPVLGTKMISAIRQTGNFINPANRTFKIEVAVPNKDGNIKPNLSAKLKINDYTNEKAVLIPQSIISENGKGQQYVYIVENLKDKIGVAKQAFISTGKTNGDDIEVLSGLTNGVEVISEGARSVKNEQKVEVLNNSSL; translated from the coding sequence ATGAGAAGAATTTATTCATTAATACTAGTAACTGTATTTTTAATCTCTTGTGGAGGTGAAAAAAAACAATCTGTTAGTGATGTAATTGCAACTAAAGATATAAAGCAAATACAGACAAAAAAAGCAGCATTAGATAAACAACAACAAGAAGTTTCTGCTGAAATTAAATTATTAATTGACGCAATTGATAAATTAGATACTAATAAAAAAATGCCTTTAGTTTCTACCTTTAAAACTGTTGAAAAAGAATTTACACATTATCTTGAATTACAAGGAAATGTACAAACTAAAAAGAACGTTTTAATATCGCCAGAAATGAATGGTTTGCTAAAAGCTATTTATGTAAAAGAAGGTCAATATGTAAAAAAAGGACAAGTTCTAGCAAAAGTAGATGATAACGGAATGTCTAATCAATTAGCGCAAGTTGAAGCTCAGGCAGCATTAGCAAAAACTACTTTTGAACGTCAAAAACGTTTATGGGATCAAAAAATTGGATCAGAAATTCAGTTTTTACAAACCAAGACAAATTACGAAGCTCAGAAAAATGCTGTTTCTCAACTTAGAAAAACATTAGCCAAAACTAGTATTACTGCGCCTTTTTCAGGTGTAATTGATGATGTAATTATAGAACAAGGGAATTTAGTTGGTCCAGGAATGGGAGTTTTTAGAATTGTTAATCTAAGTAATATGTATATTGAAACAGATGTTCCAGAAAGCTATATTCCGAATGTAACTAAAGGAAAATCCGTGATTGTAGAATTTCCAGTTTTAGGCACAAAAATGATTTCAGCAATTCGTCAAACAGGTAATTTTATCAATCCAGCAAACAGAACATTTAAGATTGAAGTTGCTGTTCCAAATAAAGATGGAAATATCAAGCCAAATTTATCAGCAAAGCTTAAAATCAATGATTATACAAATGAAAAAGCTGTTTTGATTCCACAAAGTATCATTTCCGAAAATGGGAAAGGACAACAGTATGTTTATATCGTAGAAAACTTAAAAGATAAAATTGGTGTTGCGAAACAAGCTTTTATTTCTACAGGTAAAACGAATGGAGATGATATTGAGGTGTTATCAGGGTTGACCAATGGAGTTGAAGTGATTAGTGAAGGTGCTAGAAGTGTAAAAAATGAACAAAAAGTTGAAGTTTTAAACAATTCTAGTCTGTAG
- the accC gene encoding acetyl-CoA carboxylase biotin carboxylase subunit, which produces MFKKILIANRGEIALRVIRTCKEMGIKTVAVYSKADEESLHVKFADEAVCIGPPPSSESYLKMSNIIAAAEITNADAIHPGYGFLSENAKFSKLCEEHDIKFIGASAEMIDQMGDKANAKSTMKAAGVPCVPGSEGVIENFEECEKLAIETGYPVMLKASAGGGGKGMRAVWKAEDLKDAWDSARHESKAAFGNDDMYMEKLIEEPRHIEIQIVGDSFGKACHLSERDCSVQRRHQKLTEETPSPFMTDELRENMGAAGVKAAEYIKYEGAGTVEFLVDKHRNFYFMEMNTRIQVEHPITEEVVNYDLIREQILVAAGVPISGKNYFPKLHSIECRINAEDPYNNFRPAPGKITTFHAPGGHGVRMDTHVYAGYMIPPNYDSMIAKLIVTAQTREEAINKMKRALDEFVIEGVNTTIPFHRQLMDHPDYVAGNYTTKFMEDFEMK; this is translated from the coding sequence ATGTTTAAAAAAATATTAATTGCCAATAGAGGTGAAATTGCATTACGTGTAATTAGAACCTGTAAAGAAATGGGCATAAAGACTGTAGCTGTTTATTCTAAAGCAGATGAAGAAAGTTTACATGTAAAGTTTGCAGATGAAGCTGTTTGTATTGGCCCACCACCGAGTAGTGAATCTTATTTGAAAATGTCAAATATTATTGCGGCAGCAGAAATCACAAATGCTGATGCTATTCATCCTGGTTATGGATTTTTATCTGAAAACGCTAAATTTTCTAAATTATGTGAAGAGCATGATATTAAATTTATTGGTGCTTCTGCAGAAATGATTGACCAAATGGGAGATAAAGCAAATGCAAAATCTACTATGAAAGCTGCTGGAGTCCCTTGTGTTCCTGGTAGTGAAGGTGTTATTGAAAATTTTGAAGAGTGTGAAAAACTTGCTATTGAAACTGGATATCCAGTAATGCTTAAAGCATCTGCTGGTGGTGGTGGAAAAGGAATGCGTGCTGTTTGGAAAGCTGAGGATTTAAAAGATGCTTGGGATTCTGCAAGACATGAATCTAAGGCTGCTTTTGGAAATGATGATATGTACATGGAGAAACTAATTGAAGAACCACGTCATATAGAAATTCAGATTGTTGGAGATTCTTTTGGAAAAGCATGTCATTTATCAGAAAGAGATTGTTCTGTTCAACGTCGTCATCAAAAATTAACAGAAGAAACTCCTTCTCCATTTATGACTGATGAATTGAGAGAGAATATGGGTGCTGCTGGTGTTAAGGCTGCTGAATATATAAAATATGAAGGCGCTGGTACTGTAGAATTTTTAGTTGATAAGCATAGAAATTTCTACTTTATGGAGATGAATACTCGTATTCAAGTAGAACACCCAATTACTGAAGAAGTTGTGAACTACGATTTAATTCGAGAGCAAATTTTAGTTGCTGCTGGTGTGCCAATTTCTGGAAAAAATTATTTTCCGAAATTACACTCTATAGAATGTAGAATTAACGCTGAAGATCCTTACAATAACTTTAGACCAGCTCCTGGAAAAATAACTACTTTTCATGCACCAGGTGGACACGGAGTTAGAATGGACACACACGTATACGCTGGTTATATGATTCCGCCGAACTATGATTCTATGATTGCTAAATTAATTGTAACAGCTCAAACCAGAGAAGAAGCAATTAATAAGATGAAACGTGCTTTGGATGAATTTGTAATTGAAGGAGTTAACACTACCATTCCATTTCATAGACAATTAATGGATCATCCAGATTATGTTGCAGGTAACTACACAACTAAATTTATGGAGGATTTCGAAATGAAATAA
- a CDS encoding PID-CTERM protein-sorting domain-containing protein: protein MKKRNYILLFLVVTVVFMGHSQIVPPPVPPPPPPGIPIDSGSIFLLIAGLFYGVKKIKRKF from the coding sequence ATGAAGAAACGAAACTACATACTGCTTTTTTTAGTGGTAACAGTTGTATTTATGGGACATTCTCAGATTGTTCCTCCGCCTGTTCCTCCACCTCCACCTCCTGGCATACCTATAGATAGTGGGTCAATTTTCCTTTTAATTGCAGGTTTATTTTACGGTGTAAAAAAGATTAAAAGGAAGTTTTAA
- the accB gene encoding acetyl-CoA carboxylase biotin carboxyl carrier protein, producing the protein MDIKEIQSLIKFVAKSGASEVKLEMEDIKITIKTGSEKTETTIVQAAPIAQIPQAAPAPIAVAQPIAETTNSESSPEDAKYITIKSPIIGTFYRKPSPDKPMFVEVGSTINTGDTVCVIEAMKLFNEIESEISGKIVKVLVDDSSPVEFDQPLFLVDPS; encoded by the coding sequence ATGGATATTAAAGAAATTCAAAGTCTTATAAAATTTGTAGCTAAATCTGGCGCTAGCGAGGTAAAGTTAGAAATGGAAGATATAAAGATTACAATAAAAACTGGTTCTGAAAAAACAGAAACTACCATTGTACAAGCTGCTCCTATAGCACAAATACCACAAGCTGCACCAGCTCCTATTGCCGTAGCTCAGCCAATTGCAGAAACAACGAACTCAGAAAGTTCGCCTGAAGATGCTAAATACATTACTATAAAATCGCCAATCATTGGTACATTTTACAGAAAACCTTCTCCAGACAAACCTATGTTTGTAGAAGTTGGTAGCACAATTAATACAGGCGATACGGTTTGTGTTATTGAAGCAATGAAGTTATTTAACGAAATTGAATCTGAAATTTCAGGTAAAATTGTTAAAGTTTTAGTAGACGATTCTTCTCCGGTAGAATTTGACCAACCATTATTCTTAGTAGATCCATCATAA
- a CDS encoding TetR/AcrR family transcriptional regulator, translated as MRDKILEKSTEMFLNLGFKSVTMDDIAAALGVSKKTIYNHFSNKTDLVQEVTSTVFEFICTGIDFIHEQQQNPIKELYEVKRFIMHYLKDEKSSPQYQLQKYYPEIFSSLKHKQFEFMQECIQENLIRGIKQGLFRKEIDTDFTARLYFNGMLGIKNPELFPLQQFSMNDLMNYYLEYHLRGIATVKGIQELEKQLKEK; from the coding sequence ATGAGAGATAAAATTTTAGAGAAATCGACAGAAATGTTCTTAAACTTAGGATTTAAGAGCGTTACAATGGATGATATTGCTGCTGCTTTAGGTGTTTCTAAAAAAACCATTTATAATCATTTTAGTAATAAAACAGATTTAGTACAAGAAGTTACTTCTACCGTTTTTGAATTTATTTGTACAGGAATAGATTTTATTCATGAGCAACAACAAAATCCAATAAAGGAGTTATATGAAGTAAAACGTTTTATAATGCATTACTTGAAAGATGAAAAATCTTCTCCCCAATATCAACTTCAAAAATATTATCCAGAAATATTTTCATCTTTAAAACATAAGCAATTTGAGTTTATGCAAGAATGTATTCAAGAAAATTTAATAAGAGGAATTAAACAAGGGCTGTTTAGAAAAGAAATTGATACTGATTTTACTGCTCGCTTATATTTTAATGGAATGTTAGGGATTAAAAATCCAGAGTTATTTCCGTTACAACAATTTTCTATGAATGATTTAATGAATTATTATTTAGAATATCATTTGAGAGGAATAGCTACTGTAAAAGGAATACAAGAATTAGAAAAACAATTAAAAGAGAAATAA
- a CDS encoding riboflavin synthase yields MFTGIIEVLGKVVEITKEKENLHLTIESNITPELKIDQSVAHNGVCLTVVNINKNQYTVTAIKETIDKTNVGELVVDDFVNLERAMKLGDRLDGHIVQGHVDETALCTKIKDDNGSTIFSFSYTSDKNNVTIEKGSITINGVSLTVVNSFKNEFSVAIIPYTKEHTTFSQLKVGNKVNLEFDVIGKYVQRLMSN; encoded by the coding sequence ATGTTTACAGGAATAATTGAAGTACTTGGTAAAGTTGTAGAAATTACAAAAGAGAAAGAGAATCTTCACCTTACTATAGAAAGCAATATTACACCTGAGTTAAAAATTGACCAAAGTGTTGCGCATAACGGTGTTTGTTTAACAGTTGTTAATATTAACAAAAATCAATATACTGTTACTGCAATAAAAGAAACCATAGATAAAACGAATGTAGGAGAATTAGTTGTTGATGATTTTGTGAATCTGGAGCGAGCTATGAAGCTTGGAGATCGTTTAGATGGGCATATTGTTCAAGGACATGTTGATGAAACTGCTTTATGTACTAAAATTAAAGATGATAATGGAAGTACAATATTTAGTTTTTCTTATACTTCTGATAAAAATAATGTGACCATAGAAAAAGGGTCTATTACTATTAATGGTGTTAGTTTAACGGTGGTAAATTCATTTAAAAATGAATTCAGCGTAGCAATAATACCTTATACAAAAGAACATACGACATTTTCTCAACTTAAAGTTGGAAACAAAGTTAACTTAGAATTTGATGTAATTGGTAAATATGTGCAACGTTTAATGAGTAATTAA
- the pdxA gene encoding 4-hydroxythreonine-4-phosphate dehydrogenase PdxA: protein MDKTNKIIVGISIGDLNGIGIEIILKTFRDKRMLEFCTPVIFGSTKVISYHKKALNLEIPVNGINNINQLAHNKINLLNIWKEDIKIEIGNPTETSGKYAANSLEVAVTNLNEGAIDVLLTAPIDKENIQSESFNFPGHTEYLEDKLEGESLMILMSDNLRIGLITGHIPVSKIAETITPDLIKKKVAIMHASLKEDFAINKPKIAVLGLNPHCGDKGVIGKEDEEIIKPTVEEIKESGKIVFGPYAADGFFGSKTYQQFDGVLAMYHDQGLAPFKALSFGNGVNFTSGLNKIRTSPDHGTGFDIAGKGVANETSFKEALFTAIKIFKTRNQHKELTKKPLVVK from the coding sequence ATGGACAAAACTAACAAAATTATTGTAGGTATTTCAATAGGAGATTTAAATGGAATTGGAATTGAGATCATCTTAAAAACATTTAGAGATAAAAGAATGTTAGAATTTTGTACTCCAGTAATTTTTGGTTCAACAAAAGTTATTTCTTATCATAAAAAAGCACTGAATTTAGAAATTCCTGTTAATGGAATAAATAATATTAATCAACTAGCGCATAATAAAATTAACTTGCTTAATATCTGGAAAGAAGACATTAAAATAGAAATCGGCAATCCAACAGAAACTTCTGGGAAATATGCAGCTAACTCTCTAGAAGTTGCCGTTACAAATTTAAATGAAGGTGCTATTGATGTGCTTTTAACAGCTCCAATTGACAAGGAAAACATACAGTCAGAAAGTTTTAATTTCCCTGGACACACCGAATATTTAGAAGATAAATTAGAAGGAGAAAGTCTAATGATATTAATGTCTGATAATTTAAGAATCGGGCTTATAACTGGTCATATTCCAGTATCAAAAATTGCAGAAACCATAACGCCAGACTTAATAAAAAAGAAAGTAGCTATTATGCATGCATCTTTAAAAGAAGATTTCGCCATTAACAAACCAAAAATTGCTGTTTTAGGATTAAATCCTCATTGCGGCGATAAAGGTGTTATTGGTAAAGAAGATGAAGAAATTATAAAACCGACAGTTGAAGAAATAAAAGAGTCTGGAAAAATAGTTTTTGGTCCCTATGCCGCAGATGGTTTTTTCGGTTCTAAAACCTATCAACAATTTGATGGCGTTTTAGCCATGTATCACGATCAAGGTTTAGCACCTTTTAAAGCTCTATCATTTGGAAATGGTGTGAATTTCACTTCTGGACTCAATAAAATTAGGACTTCTCCAGATCACGGAACAGGTTTTGATATTGCAGGTAAAGGTGTTGCAAATGAAACATCGTTTAAAGAAGCGCTCTTTACAGCTATCAAAATTTTTAAAACTAGAAACCAACATAAAGAACTTACTAAAAAGCCTTTGGTAGTCAAGTAA
- the rpmF gene encoding 50S ribosomal protein L32 produces MAHPKRKISKTRRDKRRTHYKASTQQIAKDPTTGEAHLYHRAHWSEGKLYYRGQIVLDASDNAEA; encoded by the coding sequence ATGGCGCATCCTAAAAGAAAAATATCCAAAACTAGAAGAGATAAAAGGAGAACACATTATAAAGCTTCAACTCAACAAATAGCAAAAGACCCAACAACTGGTGAGGCTCATTTATACCATAGAGCACACTGGAGTGAAGGTAAATTATACTATAGAGGTCAAATAGTATTAGATGCATCTGATAACGCAGAAGCATAA
- a CDS encoding Lrp/AsnC ligand binding domain-containing protein: MALKLKIDGIDKTIIKRLVENARTPILSIAREVGISGAAIHQRLRKLEQSDLIESYNLSINVKALGYNTTAFVGVFLDSSSLYSSAIKRLKEIPEVVESHYTTGNYAVFIKILCKNNEDLMNLLNKEIQSIKGVSRTETFISLDQQIKRQIKV, translated from the coding sequence ATGGCTTTAAAATTAAAAATAGACGGAATTGATAAAACGATCATAAAACGATTAGTAGAAAATGCAAGAACACCTATTCTTAGTATTGCAAGAGAAGTAGGTATTTCTGGTGCAGCTATTCATCAAAGATTAAGAAAACTAGAACAATCTGATTTAATTGAAAGCTATAATTTATCTATAAACGTAAAAGCCTTAGGATATAATACTACAGCATTTGTAGGCGTATTTTTAGATTCATCTAGCTTATATTCTTCAGCTATTAAAAGACTAAAAGAAATTCCAGAAGTTGTAGAAAGCCACTATACTACTGGTAATTACGCTGTATTCATTAAAATTCTATGTAAAAATAATGAGGATTTAATGAATTTATTGAATAAAGAAATTCAAAGTATTAAAGGGGTTTCTAGAACAGAAACTTTTATTTCTTTAGATCAACAAATTAAACGTCAGATTAAGGTTTAA
- a CDS encoding TolC family protein has translation MSTFQAQEKTASLSLKEAVDFAIANNYNNQIAENDIKAAEKRKWETTTLGLPQINAQVDYQNWLKQQVSLLPAKILDPNAAEGDFTPVTFGTQQNLNASVTLSQLLFDGSYLIGLQSAKTYLKISNQAKEKTELLTREAVINAYGNVLVAEKMIEILKRNKKTNDRLLRGARIANKNGLAELEDVEQFEITEGTIKSSIRNAERMQEIAYKMLNLSIGKEIHTKLNLTDSLGALTLTNTDLNLLSSSFDLSNHIDFKIAENARESNRLLMKYEQSKALPSLSAFVNYGTMANSDTFSFFNNNQQWFNSSLLGVSLKVPIFSSLRRSAKTAQAKIALQNSDIQLEETKQRLNLEVETAKSNYQLSIENLATAKKNLELSERIEKKQQIKFDEGVSSSFELLQAQQQLYAQQNNYVQSMLNIIANKAKLENALNVPIK, from the coding sequence TTGAGCACATTTCAAGCTCAAGAGAAAACGGCAAGTTTGTCTTTAAAAGAGGCTGTTGATTTTGCAATTGCCAACAATTACAATAATCAAATTGCTGAAAATGATATTAAAGCCGCTGAAAAAAGAAAATGGGAAACAACAACTTTGGGGTTGCCACAAATTAATGCACAAGTAGATTATCAAAATTGGTTAAAACAACAGGTATCATTATTGCCTGCAAAAATTTTAGATCCAAATGCGGCAGAAGGAGATTTTACACCTGTTACTTTTGGAACTCAACAAAACTTAAATGCTAGTGTAACATTATCACAATTATTATTTGATGGTTCTTATTTAATTGGTTTGCAATCGGCAAAAACATATTTAAAAATTTCTAATCAAGCTAAAGAGAAAACAGAATTACTTACTCGTGAAGCTGTAATTAATGCTTACGGAAATGTTTTGGTGGCGGAAAAAATGATTGAAATTTTAAAGAGGAACAAAAAAACTAATGATCGACTTTTAAGAGGCGCAAGAATAGCCAACAAAAATGGTTTAGCAGAATTAGAAGATGTAGAGCAGTTTGAAATTACTGAAGGTACTATTAAAAGTAGTATTAGAAATGCAGAAAGAATGCAAGAAATTGCATATAAGATGTTAAACCTATCAATAGGAAAAGAAATACATACTAAACTTAATTTAACTGATAGTTTAGGTGCTTTAACGTTAACAAATACGGATTTAAATTTATTGTCCTCATCTTTTGATTTAAGTAATCATATAGATTTTAAAATTGCAGAAAACGCCAGAGAGAGTAATCGATTATTAATGAAATACGAACAAAGTAAAGCATTACCGAGTTTAAGTGCTTTTGTAAACTACGGAACAATGGCAAATTCTGATACATTTTCGTTTTTTAATAATAATCAACAATGGTTTAATTCTTCATTATTAGGAGTTAGTTTAAAAGTCCCAATTTTTAGTAGTTTAAGAAGAAGTGCTAAAACTGCGCAGGCAAAAATTGCATTGCAAAATTCTGATATACAATTGGAAGAAACTAAACAACGATTAAATCTTGAAGTAGAAACTGCGAAAAGCAACTATCAATTAAGTATAGAAAATTTAGCAACCGCAAAAAAGAATTTAGAATTATCTGAAAGAATAGAGAAAAAACAACAAATAAAATTTGACGAAGGTGTTTCTAGTAGTTTCGAATTACTACAAGCGCAACAACAATTGTACGCGCAACAAAACAATTATGTGCAATCAATGTTAAACATTATTGCGAATAAAGCCAAATTAGAAAACGCATTAAACGTACCCATAAAATAA
- a CDS encoding beta-ketoacyl-ACP synthase III, translating into MTKITAAITAVGKYVPEYVLTNKELETLVDTNDEWITTRTGIKERRILKEEGKGTSFLAIKAAEDLLQKSNLNPEEIDMVIVATATPDLMVAATAAYVATEIGAVNAFSYDLQAACSSFLYGMSTASSYIESGRYKKVLLIGADKMSSILDYTDRATCIIFGDGAGAALFEPNTEGLGLQDEYLRSDGVGREFLKIEAGGSIMPPTEETVKNRRHFIQQEGRTVFKYAVSNMADVSEKILNRNNLTKNDVDWLVPHQANNRIIEATANRVGLESEKVMVNIHKYGNTTSATLPLLLADYEKVLKKGDNLIFAAFGGGFTWGAIYLKWAYNS; encoded by the coding sequence ATGACTAAAATCACTGCAGCGATTACCGCAGTAGGAAAATACGTGCCAGAATACGTATTAACAAATAAAGAGTTAGAAACTTTGGTAGATACTAACGATGAGTGGATTACTACCAGAACAGGAATAAAAGAAAGAAGAATCTTAAAAGAAGAAGGCAAAGGAACTTCTTTTTTAGCTATTAAAGCCGCAGAAGATTTACTTCAAAAATCAAACTTAAATCCAGAAGAAATAGACATGGTTATTGTTGCTACTGCTACACCAGATTTAATGGTCGCAGCTACTGCAGCATATGTTGCAACAGAAATTGGTGCCGTAAATGCTTTTTCTTACGATTTACAAGCAGCATGTTCTAGTTTTTTATACGGAATGTCAACAGCCAGTAGCTATATAGAATCTGGTAGATACAAAAAAGTATTATTAATTGGAGCCGATAAAATGTCTTCTATTTTAGATTATACAGACAGAGCAACATGTATCATTTTTGGTGATGGAGCTGGTGCTGCTCTTTTTGAACCAAATACAGAAGGATTAGGATTGCAAGATGAATATTTAAGAAGTGATGGAGTTGGAAGAGAATTCTTAAAGATTGAAGCGGGTGGTTCAATTATGCCACCAACTGAAGAAACTGTGAAAAATCGCAGACACTTTATTCAACAAGAAGGAAGAACTGTATTTAAATATGCAGTTTCTAATATGGCAGATGTATCAGAAAAAATACTGAATAGAAATAATTTAACCAAAAACGATGTTGATTGGTTAGTTCCTCATCAAGCTAACAATAGAATTATTGAAGCTACTGCTAATAGAGTTGGTTTAGAATCAGAAAAAGTAATGGTGAACATCCATAAATACGGAAACACAACTTCTGCAACTTTACCATTATTACTTGCAGATTATGAAAAAGTATTGAAAAAAGGAGACAATTTAATTTTTGCAGCATTTGGTGGCGGTTTCACTTGGGGAGCTATTTATCTAAAATGGGCATATAATTCATAA
- a CDS encoding polyprenyl synthetase family protein codes for MDILTYQNDFLEYLESKKWVKEPKNLYLPIKYILGLGGKRIRPVLTLMAAEIFSGEYKKALPAALAVEVFHNFTLVHDDIMDDAPLRRGNKTVHEKWDINTGILSGDATLILAYQYFENYEPEVFQNLAKLFSKTALEVCEGQQLDIDFETRNDVTIDEYINMIRLKTSVLVGAALQMGAIVAKTSEENLNEIYNFGINLGIAFQLQDDYLDTFGNPETFGKQVGGDIIENKKTYLYLKALEISTPEDKNKLKSFFNQKLEDNTTKIEEVKNIFLANKIPELIKELIKSYTDLAFQSLDNLNISEENKFKLKDFGLNLMNREV; via the coding sequence TTGGATATTCTTACTTATCAAAACGACTTTTTAGAGTATTTAGAAAGTAAAAAATGGGTTAAAGAACCCAAAAACTTATACCTGCCAATAAAATATATTTTAGGTTTAGGAGGAAAACGCATTAGACCGGTTTTAACATTAATGGCGGCTGAAATTTTTTCAGGAGAATATAAAAAAGCACTTCCAGCTGCATTAGCAGTAGAAGTCTTTCATAATTTCACTTTAGTTCATGATGACATAATGGATGATGCTCCATTAAGACGTGGTAATAAAACCGTACATGAAAAGTGGGACATCAATACTGGTATTCTTTCTGGTGATGCTACATTAATTTTAGCATATCAATATTTTGAAAATTATGAACCTGAAGTTTTTCAAAATTTAGCAAAACTTTTTAGCAAAACTGCACTAGAAGTTTGTGAAGGACAACAATTAGATATTGATTTTGAAACTAGAAATGATGTAACAATTGACGAATATATTAATATGATTCGTTTAAAAACATCCGTTTTAGTTGGTGCTGCTTTGCAAATGGGAGCAATTGTAGCAAAAACATCGGAAGAAAATTTAAATGAAATTTATAATTTTGGTATTAACCTTGGTATTGCTTTTCAGCTTCAAGATGATTATTTAGATACTTTCGGGAATCCAGAAACTTTTGGGAAACAAGTTGGTGGAGATATTATAGAAAATAAAAAAACGTATTTATATTTAAAAGCATTAGAAATATCTACACCTGAAGATAAAAATAAACTTAAAAGTTTTTTCAATCAAAAGTTAGAAGATAATACCACTAAGATTGAAGAAGTTAAAAATATATTTTTAGCTAATAAAATTCCTGAATTGATAAAAGAATTAATTAAAAGCTATACAGACCTTGCGTTTCAATCTTTAGATAATTTAAATATCTCAGAAGAAAACAAATTTAAATTAAAAGATTTTGGTCTAAATTTAATGAATAGAGAAGTGTAA
- a CDS encoding DUF177 domain-containing protein, producing the protein MKDLKKFNIQFVGLKEGSHLFEYQIDNTFFEAFNFDEYLDSNLNVQINFVKKPTLLELSFTVNGTINVPCDITNEPFDLIIDGKLPLLIKFGEEYNDDNEELIIVAHGSYEINVAQYIYEMIVLAVPTKRVHPKVIDGTLESEALKRLKQLEIKESKTVEKTDPRWDKLKDLLTEKNK; encoded by the coding sequence ATGAAAGACTTGAAAAAATTCAACATTCAGTTTGTCGGATTAAAAGAAGGAAGTCATTTATTTGAATACCAAATTGACAATACGTTCTTTGAAGCTTTTAATTTTGATGAGTATTTAGATTCAAACCTAAATGTTCAAATAAATTTTGTAAAGAAACCAACACTATTAGAATTATCATTTACAGTAAATGGAACCATAAATGTTCCTTGCGATATAACTAATGAACCTTTTGACTTAATAATAGATGGAAAATTACCATTATTAATAAAGTTTGGAGAGGAATATAATGATGATAATGAAGAATTAATTATTGTTGCACATGGCTCTTATGAGATAAATGTAGCGCAATATATTTATGAAATGATAGTGCTTGCTGTACCTACAAAAAGAGTGCATCCAAAAGTAATTGATGGAACACTAGAATCAGAAGCTTTAAAAAGATTAAAACAATTAGAAATAAAAGAAAGTAAAACTGTTGAAAAAACAGACCCAAGGTGGGATAAATTAAAAGATTTATTAACAGAAAAAAATAAGTAA
- a CDS encoding four helix bundle protein has translation MEEIKFKFEDLKVYQKSLDFINLIYKTCEKFPKEENYRLTSQFIRAANSIALNIAEGSGDTNLQFNRFLQIAIGSVKECVVCATIAKNQKYISFSEEKIIRSYLEELSKMITSLQKYLKSNTND, from the coding sequence ATGGAAGAAATAAAGTTCAAATTCGAAGATTTAAAAGTATATCAAAAATCACTTGATTTTATTAATTTGATATATAAAACTTGTGAAAAGTTTCCTAAAGAAGAGAATTACAGATTGACCTCTCAATTTATTAGAGCTGCAAATTCAATAGCTTTAAATATAGCAGAAGGTTCTGGAGATACAAATTTACAATTTAATAGATTTTTGCAAATAGCAATAGGTTCTGTGAAAGAATGTGTAGTATGTGCTACAATTGCTAAAAATCAAAAGTATATATCTTTTTCAGAAGAAAAAATAATAAGAAGTTATTTAGAAGAATTATCAAAAATGATAACGAGTCTTCAAAAATACCTTAAAAGCAACACTAATGACTAA